AAAGATGTCGGCAATATCCAATTAGACAACCGAATTTATTGCGTCGATTGTCATGGAATTCGATCCGGCGAGGCCGCTTTGATTGCCAGGTGCTATTTCCCTTAATCGACTGGTTACGACATTAGGCACGGATGTAGCCAAAATAACGTCGTAAGCGGAATCGCgaataatattaattttgtttttcattttagtggACTAGAAGATGGAACGGTGGTCATTTGGCATGTCACGGAAAACCGATTTCAAACTCTCAATGGCGGCCATTCGGATGCGGTCACTAGGGTTTCCTTTTCACCCGATGGCCAGTATCTGGCATCGTTAGACAATGAAGAGAAACTAATTATTTGGTCAACTAAAGTATTTTGTGACACAATTCTTTATCACGTTGACAAACTGacagaattttttgtttcaacgaTAACAGAATTGGGTCATCATTTTCCAACACATTAAATCGATAAGTGAAGACTGGAGTCACATCAGGTGGAATCCCACCAGCAACAAACTGGCCATCTCCACCAACTCTTCTCAGGTATACTGATAAaacttaattcatttaaatagagCGCGGTAAAAAAAGACTTACTGAAACCAATACAGGTCCATGTCTTTGAATTAGAAGATGAATTTGAAGATTGCATTGATTCTTTTGAAGATCAAACAAGCTGAGTCTGTTGCGTGCATTAATTGTCTATATTTAAGCATAAATCTACGTTGTTGTACAAGAGTCGTTATTATCTCACataaattttctgaaattttgaTGACGTGACCTATATTTCAGTTAATTTAACCCTACTATGTCGGAATTCTTTCACGcgttaattttgaaaaatattattgaacattcaattttgaaaCTGGCTTCCGGAGAAGGCCACGCAATGATATTCGCATTGCGTTACCTTGATATTATAGGTCTCTTGTTTAGTCCTTTCACTAACTTTAGAATAAAACGCGAATACTGAGAAAATTAGAACGTGTCCTTAATAAAATCATTACGTAACTAAGGTGTACAGGCCTTTAACATACCAAACCCATTTTCCGTGTCTGATtcataattaattgaaaaccACTGACTCGGATAATTTGAAATAGTGCCGCTATAGCTACTGCTCCTAATtttcgaatgaatatttattatttggaatgaaagaatttgaaaaagtgtAGTCGGCCTTTTATGCTGACCTCTATTAGCTCTGTTCAAGATTAGTTTCGTCAATGAAGGGCGCTGTGCGGTCCGATCCTAGGTCACCATTCTACATATAACACCGACCTATACCCAGATTTAGCCAAGATTGTTAAACCACGACGACCTTGCGGTACAACGCAAATAGTGCTGATTGGCAATAGTTGTATTGGTTTCCTTGTTCAGCAATCCATATAAAAGCGTGGACACCCAAGACAGTAGAACACATTCTCACAGCGAATATTGAAAGACATACAgcagttcccaaaatatatcAGCATGTTTCGTCTTGGTTATATCATGGTAAGTTTTGTCCTAGATTTTCATACAGTAaagcattttgatttgatagttgttaatattttttagcttGCCGGAGCTCTGATGCTCGCAACACTTTTAAAAGAAGCCGATTCTTTGACCATTCCTCAAGTCAGTAGGCCTATGTCCGATATTGACCACGAAGATTCTCACGAAACTCATGTCGATTCTCGTGAACTACCGGAAGACCACACCGATTATGAAGACTCATTGGAAGTCCAATTTGATGGCCAGCTCTTCCGCAGTAAGGAGGGCCGACACGAGAAGCCGgaagaaaatcgatttaaGCGTAACAGCTTCCACAGACCAAGGCCAGGTGCGACTCAAAGGCAACAGCAGCCCATCCGCCACATGtttgaagatgatgacgactCTTTGGAAGacttgaatgaaaatttaatgaaGCAGCAGAGGAGAAGGCCAGCAATTTCTCAACAGGATCGCAAAAAACCTGTTCAGAGTCACCAATGGATGGATACTAGTGACGAGCAGCCATCTTGGGAAGTGAAAGATGAGTCGCTGAAGAATCTGTTTGGAGTTTACTGGGAGTCAATCAAGGATAAGAAGAGCAATCGACCGTCGAAGGCGTCGATGGAAGATTCGATGGAAGACATGCGAAAACAGCAACATAAAGCTCAACATCCAGCTCCCATTCGCAACAGACACACATTTTAGATAATTGTTTACATTATgtattatttctatttataatGTAATGTGAGGTTATGAGCTGTATTTTAACCATGAGGTAGCTGTAGACGTTCCCATTATGCACTCTTATATCGCCTTGCTTTTTCTATTTAAGAACATatttcctcttctttatttcaataaaattttaaaatgaaaaaaaaaactaaatttttaaaaatgattacaGATGATAAATCACgcacaaaaatatttatttcgtctGACCGTGGATGCGCACAAAATGGCGACGAGTCACGTGGTCGAAGAAAAATACCGCGCCAATTTTTACAAAGGAATTTTTAAGCTTTTTAATGTGTTGCAAAGCAGACGAAATACAATAGCTCAATTACTCACGAGTCACGACAGAGTGACGACACGAGAAAGTGTGGTCTGCGATTATGAGTGCGATTAGTGGGATTGCGATTTGTAGTTGTGGCTTAACTACATGAAACAATCGTGTTACTTCATTAAAATGTTGACTTCAATATGGGCATCATCAACAGTTTATCAGTGCAAGAGTGTTTACCAAATAGTGATAAGATTGGTGGTTGTTGAAATGTCCCCAACAACACAAggtaagataatttttttatctgagTCTTACTGCGTACTAAACTTCGTTTATTCAGTTCTACTGTTCATATTGCTTCGCTTTGTATTGAATATTTCCCTTAAATTTTGTCGAAGATGCAGCGTTCAACTAGCCCAACAATCGACTTAGTTTCTGAGAATCTATTTAGTGTACAAACTTCTGAAAACCCAAGAGCTCTGGATTTACTGGAAAAGATGTTGATGTTCATCCcacacaaacaaattgttgtgGTGGACGTGTTGGCTGACTTGGCTCACCCTGACTTGGAGCAGGACTATGAGTCTATGACCATGCAGATGAGGTACATTTGCATTTTCCtcaattaatttttcgatAGAAATTTAATTAGTTGAAATTACATTAACAACCCATAGCAGAAGAACCATTCAAATTAGAAATGGAATTGGATAATTGgccaaaggaaaaattgaaggaGTTGATTTATGAAGAAACGATCATGTTCGAAGAGCGCGTGGAGCGTTAACAACCATTGGGCGTTTGAAATTTCCCTAGGTTTATTACGTGTTTCCTGTACCATTAAGGTACTCGCTAAGAACTGGATAGAAATGGAGGCGAAGTCGGCCAAGGCCGCGAGAGTGTGCTAAAGTTTTACCTAGCGGTAACGCTTTAATTTTGACACGCAGGTTCAGCAACCGGCTAGGAATCGGTACTTAGATTAGATTGCGTGTTGACACTCGTTTTAAGTAGGATGCGTAGGATGATCAAGTTAAGTGTTTTTTTATGACCACTTAAATTAACcttaagaaatttaaatcgCTGCAAACTTTTTTAAGGTTCTTAGGATATTCTTGAATCTTGAATGAAAAAAGTATAATAGTtcacattttctaaaaaaaaaaagcaaaatagaTTTCCTAAACTCTTTCTTGTGTattgcaaaaaaatatttaacacaTCTCTaaaagataattaaaaaattacctcCAGCAAATCATTGACTAATGAGCAATTTAAGACTTTGATTTTGCAAAGTCTTCAGTGAATAGAAAGCAGACGAGTACTTGAAACTAAACCATCAAAACTACCAACTTAAACTTATCAACTTATCATAAATCAAACTTACCAACAAACACAATATCTGGTGAAATAACAATCTTATCAAAAACAATCTTCATTTAAtcgtttcttgtttgttgattgTCTCATCCAGGAATTTAAAGACTAAATTGCAGTGTTTCTCCACTTATTCCATGCAGCCCTTTTGGCATTGAGACACCATCGAGTCGACGTCAGCGAAATCATCAGAATTTTTTCGGCAAAACCTGGCAGCACGTATATACCCCCACGCGAGCCGCCAGCAATAAACGTTCTGGCaatatagcagcagcagcaacaacaatgcCGTTTCGGGACCCGCCTTTAATGCTGTTTCCGTGTACAGCCCGACCCAGGTATTATTCACGCGCTACACCTGCCCAGGAAAAGCGATtgatcatctctctctccctttctaTCTCTCATCTCCAGGCCAAGTCCAGGCTATTCCCGAAAGACGTCCCAACACGTTCGTCAAGGTGTAGAAGACCGCAGCATAGCTGAGGGCGTAGTGCGTCGCAGTCTCCAACATCCAGGTGTCCACCGCCCACCTATAAACACTCAGTTATATCGcttattttagttttcaaatcgaaaacgtattatttcccttcttttttatttccttcaacATTCCAAAACGTCATCCAGTTATACCCAGCAGCTCTTTTATTATGAGGCAATTCTTCCAAAcccttttctccattttttacGAATCATCAATGCGACTTACcgcaatttcttttaaacgtAGGCGATTTCGCCATCCAAACTTTtatgttttcttcctttttaaaatttctttttcttcctttcggccgctaaaaaaaataaactcagtgtttattctttttatagtATAACCTTTTGGTATAAGCTATCTTATCCGCGTGCGTGACTGACAAAaaggtttgtttatttttgccaagaaaagaatatgtttttttttattctagacAATGCtgagctgctgttgctggtggtggttcCAATCAGTCTGCGCTTTCACGAATGTATCACGACACGATGATGAACTCAGCGAACCAAACTTGTTCAAGAGGATCGATAAACATAAGGAGGAGGCAAGAACACGGCGGGGATGAGGGGACCGCCTGCTGTTCACTGGCTATAGTGACGTCACCATGTCAGTGCAGCACCACTGGTTTTTCTCTGCATACACGTTGAAGCTGATTAAACAATACGCCACAGACGGCGTCTACCTGACTGGCACACGACGTTATGTACCATCCAGGAAAGGCCTAACAAGCAAAAATGACAAGgcaagaaaaacttgtttgatttttatcttGTTACATGTTGAATACTAAACATGGACGTGAGAAGTTTGAAGCTGTTCAGCAGGGCgttctcttttgattattccgttttttcttttttaaaactacattttctcttttattttcttttacttataTACGAGCAGGACAATGAAGTGCGCAGAACGCAACCACTGGGAGACTTGGCGCAGATATCATCTGACTTTCAAATAGGTActatatttcttctttgtccAAATAGATTTGCACGATACTGTGAGCTAGCGAGCTAGTCAGTTATATCTGCggcggtgtgtgtgtataaaaagaattgccattcaaattttattcataaaGACCAAAGATGATGTACCACGGAGCAATATGgtcacgaataaaaaaaatccagccaAAGGGAATCATATAAGTTGAGAAGATGGGGTTGATTGATTAGTGCGGTGTGTATATTATAACCATTAACCATCGTtcggaaagaaaagagttggtcttcttcttttactatATAGAAAGAATATTTCCTCTTAATGCCGGCCCATAGTTGGCTGGCTGGGACATACGAGAGGACACGCCTCATGTCCCCCTTCGAATATGGACAGCCTTAATCGTATAAAAATGTATAACTACTATTATACTCTCTGGCAACGATTTCTATATGCGCTGCGTATCCCCTAGTAAGGTGAAGTAATAAATCCTGCTGTCAAAtcaacattgaaatatttgtattgaattccttttttttttcctttgaccGACACGTTGGATGTTGCGTATGTCTTATTGGTCTCGGACTGCTTGCCTGCGTGCCTTTTATGGGTCTAGCGTACGTGTGTTTGCTCTCGTGAATATTCAAAACAGGTGGTTTGACGTTGGGCTACGTATATAGGGCCTATTATGGATAACGTGTGTAAAGGGAGGTGTATATACTAGCCAGCAATCCGCTGGAGGAGTCAAATGGCCTTGcgggctttttttcttcctggcgCGGCCAATCCAAATTCgaaaagaagcaaaaacaCGCGGGGGCCTCTGCCGACGTGATTTCTCAGTCGCAGTCTACCGCCGTCTGCGGCCCATGTTGTTTGTCAGCGTCACTCCATCAGAGTTCAAGTACCGACGACTacctgtttaaaaattttttaaaaaaagatttgccaATTCGTTAGTTTACCTGTCAGTCCACCGACAcccgaaaaacaacaaacgggAGACAATTGAACGCCAAGTGAACCAGTTAATTTGATCATTTCTAAAAGTTATACCCGACCCGAATACGTGACGTTATTTACAAGCAGCTGAAGAATCTTAAGAGTCATCACACACATAACAAGTAAGCCCTTAaggaattcttttatttttaaaattgtttgggttttaaaataattctggGAATAAGGGCGGGTCACGTTAATGAGTTTGACGGGTCGTCGGGTGGAGTTCCGCATCAGTGACGACATGTCGGTGATTCACCCACTTGGCCAATCACAATATTGGAGCTACTGATTGGAGGCCGCAACCCAAAAgagatttctctctttccagcCATAAAAATTGAGTGGAAATATAACTGGTTTCCAGATTGTAAACAAGCGTATCAAACGAGCGGgtttttgtcttgttcttttattttcagcttCCGTAATATCCGTcaagactttttgaaaaaaaaaaacacattttcctgtttgttttccctcttttgttcaaattttttcgccaCAAACTTTTGGGACCTCGATGGCCATATAAGGGCACAAGGTTGATGGCGGCTAACGTAATGCTCTgagacacacaacaacacacacacattctctagaaaaagaagtttataTTGGACtgtccaaaaagaagaaaagaaacaacaaagttCAACTCAGAAAAGGCGTTACACAGTGGAAAATAGTAtctcttttttgtctgtttaCGATGAGACAAGAAAGAACCACAGCGAAAGGCTAGGGGGGCCAGCGTCGACTCTGTCGCCCAAACTGTCGCATTCCGTCCCcataataagaagaaaagtagagagagagagagaaccattTTACTACACTACCTCATTTCCAAAATTCCAGGCGTGACGTCATTGGTGTGGTTGCTGTGGCACGCCCGACCGAATCGAGACCTCACAACCGCAGGCATTACATATATGTGTATAAAAGAAgagctattattatttttctgcaCAAATATGGAACGGTTAATTGACCGGCAAAAAAGTCCGTCCGCGGACGAGATTTCTATTCTGCGCAGCAATTGCGTGCAGTACAATATTTAGAAGGAAGACCAGCACGGGGACGACGATGGCGCACTGAGTCATAAAACCCGACAacaaatttcctttctttttaaaagggcagaaaataaaagaaaagtaaagaagaaTATCGTTTTACGACATATGCCACAATAATAAGTCGACGTGGTTTTTAGTGTCGATTCCTAAACGGGTAGCTGATTGCCGAGATCGTAAAGACACACACGGACGTAAACGAGCTATAGGCCAGAAAACGGGTCAATCGCTTTCAAGGTGTGAAAAACGGCCACAAATgtagaatttcattttgggaTTATTAGGAATCAAGGCGGATATTGATTTGTTGCGAGAGataattccatttttctttcacgtcaTCAAAATAACCTGGTGTCAGTTTTATCATTGCGTGCGTGTCGGTGTGGGGAAGCTGCAACTGCATTTTTTCTCCAGACTCATCACACGGAAACACTCGATACTGGTTTGTTGCCTgcgtcctctctctctatttctgtTATCATCAAAACAGGGCGGTGGTTCTATTAGTGACACGCAACGGCATCGTACGTAACGTACGCAGGGGAAATGTTAATTAGATTTTTCCGATTTGTTATCAGCCGCATTTCATTGTCTCCTGTGGAATTGTCCGgtttgatttggatttttggTGGTGTCACGTATTATTTATCTTTGGCAACCTTCGTCGCGCTTCGAGACCTGTCAACCGTGGATATTACTACCCCGTTCGTAAACATTAAATTCCTGTCTGCTACACACACTAACTAGCCAAAAGAGGCCAGAGGGCAATTGTAGCCGCGCCAACATTTCCTGTTCTctgagccttttttttttcgagctgTGGTCGTTTGTATTaccgacatttttttaaggaaatccATGCAGTATAGTTTATCGGTTCTGCCTGAAAGAGCTACTTAATTCGTTTATATGGCCGTCTAATCTACAGTTAAAAGAGTGGCACCACGTATTTATATATTCATTTGCTTAAAGGCAACCTTTAGCACGATAGTAAAAAGTAAGATATCTTACAAATTCTTTCATATTATATAGTTATTGTAAAGCTAGGTGATATCTTGATCAAAACATAAACATCATAAATAAGTGCTGATGTGTTTATCTTTGTTCTCATTCTTCTGTGTactacatttttgttgtttttgacaGGTGGGTGGTAGGTGAGAAATGAGTGCTTCGGCTCCAGTCAAACCGAGTGGGATTAAGCCACCAACAAGTAGGTTGGCCAGGCCATCTGTAACTTCCAAACCGGCATCAAATGGATCCTCAGGTATAACCACGATTTCTGGCTACCAcgatcaacatttttaaaatgattgttAAAACTATTTGATTTGCAGGAGAGAATATGTCTAAGATATCAAACGAAAGTGATgggcccaaaaagaaattaggtAATTCAGGAATGCAGTTTGTGGTTtcttatcttttgttttccctttacaGTAGATATATTAATTCTTGTCCCCCCTCTATGGTGTTTTGAGCACGGTGTGGTATTTGCATGATTGTAGCACATTCCTGGACCTTTGCACGTAGTTAATTACAGAGTCCCA
The sequence above is a segment of the Daphnia pulex isolate KAP4 chromosome 11, ASM2113471v1 genome. Coding sequences within it:
- the LOC124207308 gene encoding uncharacterized protein LOC124207308 gives rise to the protein MFRLGYIMLAGALMLATLLKEADSLTIPQVSRPMSDIDHEDSHETHVDSRELPEDHTDYEDSLEVQFDGQLFRSKEGRHEKPEENRFKRNSFHRPRPGATQRQQQPIRHMFEDDDDSLEDLNENLMKQQRRRPAISQQDRKKPVQSHQWMDTSDEQPSWEVKDESLKNLFGVYWESIKDKKSNRPSKASMEDSMEDMRKQQHKAQHPAPIRNRHTF
- the LOC124207310 gene encoding uncharacterized protein LOC124207310, with protein sequence MQRSTSPTIDLVSENLFSVQTSENPRALDLLEKMLMFIPHKQIVVVDVLADLAHPDLEQDYESMTMQMSPFGIETPSSRRQRNHQNFFGKTWQHVYTPTRAASNKRSGNIAAAATTMPFRDPPLMLFPCTARPRPSPGYSRKTSQHVRQGVEDRSIAEGVVRRSLQHPDNAELLLLVVVPISLRFHECITTR